From Chryseobacterium sp. H1D6B, a single genomic window includes:
- a CDS encoding DUF4252 domain-containing protein, translating into MKILKNLFLIVCSVFLMQSCIVSHKPNMAFFSDSKYDFKGATFESINVPMFLARPFIKKALKEDGDNEEVAALIKKVSKIKVLTVENGDRAMLKDYAKYLNDNNYEDWATIKHEGDNVNVRVKQTGERIKNMLITVNSDKDLVFVDVRGDFTADDISKIINSATDK; encoded by the coding sequence ATGAAAATTTTAAAAAACCTTTTCTTAATTGTTTGTTCCGTATTTCTTATGCAGTCATGTATTGTTTCGCATAAACCCAATATGGCTTTCTTTTCTGATTCTAAATATGATTTTAAAGGAGCAACCTTTGAAAGTATTAACGTTCCGATGTTTTTAGCGAGACCTTTTATTAAGAAAGCATTAAAAGAAGACGGCGATAATGAAGAAGTGGCCGCACTTATAAAAAAAGTATCAAAGATTAAAGTTCTGACTGTAGAAAACGGCGACAGAGCAATGCTGAAGGATTATGCTAAATATTTGAATGACAATAATTATGAAGACTGGGCAACGATAAAGCATGAAGGAGACAACGTGAATGTCCGTGTAAAGCAGACAGGAGAAAGAATAAAAAATATGCTGATCACTGTAAACTCAGATAAAGATCTGGTATTTGTAGATGTAAGAGGTGATTTTACGGCTGATGATATTTCAAAAATAATTAATTCTGCTACTGACAAGTAG
- a CDS encoding DUF4252 domain-containing protein, which yields MKKIFIILALAFSHFFNMYGQDKLDKLFDKYQEVEGVTSIKIAKPMFGMLSSLNIQDSQLDQIKPLLSKINGLKILIIENPEKKDTGDGKRVQSNLSQLNKDIASYLKTLKYAEIMTVNSEGSKIKFLSSEAKDGILDDLLLSIDGGDGESVFVMLDGRLSIDDVNKIINSSETKVKSMISSTKSSLTSETNSSYLNGESRNVGEFSGIQVSTGVNVVYKQEGPTNIKVIADADKLQYVITKVENGVLKVYVDNKGVRSLKFKNLSVNVSSPRMNNVKVSSGASFSTVNSVREENMDIDASSGSSIKGTFAISNLTTVNATSGSNIKADINTRNINIKASSGSDTTLEGQADSGTIDVSSGASCKTVNLIMKNAEVECTSGSSLSVNVTNKMKARVSSGGSVKYKGDPEIDSNVSKNSGGSLKQIN from the coding sequence ATGAAAAAAATATTCATAATACTAGCACTTGCTTTTTCCCATTTCTTCAATATGTATGGGCAGGATAAGCTAGACAAACTTTTTGATAAGTATCAGGAAGTAGAAGGAGTAACCTCTATTAAGATTGCAAAACCAATGTTCGGAATGCTCAGCAGTTTGAATATTCAAGATTCCCAGCTGGATCAGATAAAACCGCTTTTATCCAAAATTAACGGATTGAAAATTTTAATCATCGAAAATCCTGAAAAAAAGGATACCGGAGACGGAAAAAGAGTGCAGAGTAATTTATCACAGCTGAATAAAGATATTGCATCTTACCTGAAAACGCTGAAATACGCTGAAATAATGACTGTAAACAGCGAAGGATCTAAGATAAAATTCCTTTCTTCAGAAGCAAAAGACGGCATTTTAGATGATCTGCTGCTGAGTATTGACGGCGGAGACGGTGAAAGTGTTTTTGTAATGCTTGACGGCAGGCTTTCTATCGATGACGTTAATAAAATAATTAACTCCAGTGAAACAAAAGTGAAGTCAATGATCAGTTCCACAAAAAGCAGTTTAACCTCGGAAACTAATTCTTCCTACCTAAACGGAGAATCCAGAAATGTGGGTGAATTTTCAGGAATTCAGGTAAGTACAGGGGTGAATGTCGTTTATAAGCAGGAAGGTCCTACCAACATAAAGGTGATTGCAGATGCGGATAAACTTCAATATGTAATTACCAAAGTGGAAAATGGTGTTTTAAAAGTGTATGTTGATAATAAAGGGGTAAGAAGTTTAAAATTCAAAAACTTAAGCGTTAATGTCTCTTCTCCAAGAATGAACAATGTTAAAGTTTCTTCCGGAGCGAGTTTTTCAACGGTAAATTCTGTAAGAGAAGAGAATATGGATATTGATGCTTCATCAGGATCTTCAATAAAAGGAACATTTGCTATTTCTAATCTTACTACTGTTAATGCTACTTCAGGTTCAAATATAAAAGCGGATATCAATACTAGAAATATTAATATTAAAGCATCAAGCGGTTCAGATACTACTCTTGAAGGGCAGGCTGATTCCGGAACCATTGATGTGAGCAGCGGAGCTTCTTGTAAAACAGTAAACTTAATAATGAAGAATGCTGAGGTAGAATGTACATCAGGATCAAGCCTGAGTGTTAATGTAACCAATAAGATGAAAGCAAGAGTGTCTTCCGGAGGTTCAGTAAAATACAAAGGAGACCCTGAAATTGATTCTAATGTCAGTAAAAATTCAGGAGGAAGTTTAAAACAAATTAATTAA
- a CDS encoding sigma-70 family RNA polymerase sigma factor — protein sequence MTQETFKDTVFILKNEMYRFAKRFVMSSDEAEDVVQDLMIKFWQKKEELAQFGNLKSYALKSVRNECLNRLKHHDVKLGFADLQLHRSELYSMEVNNLKEHIIGFINQLPEKQKMVIHLKDVEEYDVSEISEMLEMEENAVRVNLMRARQKVKEQITQLMNYEQRSISE from the coding sequence ATGACCCAGGAAACTTTCAAGGATACGGTATTCATTCTCAAAAATGAGATGTATCGTTTTGCGAAAAGATTTGTCATGAGCAGTGATGAAGCGGAAGATGTAGTACAGGATCTTATGATTAAGTTTTGGCAGAAAAAAGAGGAACTGGCACAGTTTGGGAATTTAAAATCCTATGCATTAAAATCTGTCAGGAACGAATGTTTAAACAGGCTGAAGCACCACGATGTAAAGTTAGGATTTGCAGATCTGCAGCTTCACAGGTCAGAGCTTTACAGCATGGAAGTGAATAATCTCAAGGAGCATATTATTGGATTTATCAATCAGCTTCCTGAAAAACAAAAAATGGTGATCCATTTAAAAGATGTAGAAGAGTATGATGTGTCTGAAATTTCTGAAATGCTGGAAATGGAAGAAAATGCGGTAAGAGTAAATCTTATGCGGGCTAGACAAAAAGTAAAAGAACAAATTACACAATTGATGAATTATGAACAACGATCAATTTCAGAATAA
- a CDS encoding GlmU family protein, with protein MQVVFSDAQYWEDFLPLTFTRPVAEMRCGILTFSERWQKILEITEVSYFTENYLQEKFKNPEEKESLFLVTNFLPTENVIQQIKDLKQGEALVYEDELVAAKINMKGFSLNQIEKMTDIKEELIFFKKPADLFTYNHKAIDFDFELLTKDKVSQELSSTNGFLGDKKDLFIEEGAEVEFSTINTKTGKIYIGKNAEVMEGCNLRGPIALCEESKFNLGAKIYGATTVGPYSKVGGEVSNIIIFGYSNKGHDGFIGNSVIGEWCNLGADTNSSNLKNNYGHVKLWNYRTKAFEDTGLQFAGLIMGDHSKTAINTQLNTGTVIGVASNIFKEGFPPNLVENFSWGGFKGDERFKLDKAYEVAEKAMARRKVPLTDDDKGILKYIFNEY; from the coding sequence ATGCAGGTTGTATTTTCAGATGCACAATATTGGGAAGATTTTCTTCCGCTTACTTTTACACGTCCCGTCGCCGAAATGCGGTGCGGTATTCTTACTTTTTCTGAAAGATGGCAGAAAATATTAGAAATCACAGAGGTTTCTTATTTTACAGAAAATTATCTGCAGGAGAAATTTAAAAATCCAGAAGAGAAAGAAAGCCTTTTTTTAGTTACCAATTTTCTTCCGACTGAAAATGTGATCCAGCAGATAAAAGATCTCAAACAAGGGGAAGCATTGGTGTATGAAGACGAACTGGTTGCGGCTAAGATCAATATGAAAGGATTTTCTCTGAATCAGATAGAAAAAATGACCGATATTAAAGAAGAACTTATTTTCTTTAAAAAGCCTGCGGATTTATTCACTTACAATCATAAGGCAATAGATTTTGATTTCGAACTGCTTACAAAAGATAAAGTATCACAAGAACTGTCTTCAACTAACGGATTTTTAGGAGACAAAAAAGATTTATTTATCGAAGAGGGAGCTGAAGTGGAGTTCTCAACAATCAACACAAAGACAGGTAAGATCTATATCGGCAAAAATGCTGAGGTGATGGAAGGATGCAATCTCCGAGGTCCGATTGCTCTTTGTGAAGAGTCTAAATTTAATTTAGGAGCTAAGATTTACGGGGCAACTACTGTCGGACCTTATTCTAAAGTAGGAGGAGAGGTCAGCAATATTATCATTTTTGGCTATTCTAACAAAGGACATGACGGCTTTATTGGAAATTCAGTGATCGGTGAATGGTGTAATCTGGGTGCAGATACGAATTCTTCAAATCTTAAAAATAACTACGGACACGTAAAACTCTGGAACTACCGCACTAAAGCTTTTGAAGATACAGGACTGCAGTTTGCGGGCTTAATTATGGGCGACCATTCTAAAACAGCAATTAATACTCAGCTCAATACAGGAACAGTGATCGGTGTTGCTTCTAATATCTTTAAAGAAGGTTTTCCTCCGAATCTTGTTGAAAACTTTTCCTGGGGCGGATTTAAAGGCGATGAAAGATTTAAATTGGACAAAGCCTATGAGGTTGCAGAAAAAGCTATGGCAAGAAGAAAAGTGCCTTTAACAGACGATGATAAAGGAATTTTGAAATATATTTTTAACGAGTATTAA
- a CDS encoding type B 50S ribosomal protein L31, with protein sequence MKNGIHPENYRLVVFKDMSNDEVFLCKSTADTKDTIEYEGQEYPLIKMEISSTSHPFYTGKVKLVDTAGRVDKFMTKYKKFSK encoded by the coding sequence ATGAAAAACGGAATTCACCCAGAAAATTATAGACTTGTTGTTTTCAAAGATATGAGTAACGACGAGGTGTTTCTATGTAAGTCTACAGCAGACACAAAAGATACTATCGAGTATGAAGGACAAGAGTATCCTCTAATCAAAATGGAGATCTCTTCTACATCTCACCCTTTCTACACTGGTAAAGTAAAATTAGTAGATACTGCTGGTAGAGTAGACAAGTTTATGACTAAATACAAAAAATTCTCTAAGTAA
- a CDS encoding nucleotide pyrophosphohydrolase codes for MEITNLQQQVDEWIKTIGVRYFNELTNMAMLTEEVGEVARIIARRYGEQSEKESDKSKDLGEELADVLFVTLCLANQTGTNLQEAFDKKMKIKTDRDKDRHQNNEKLK; via the coding sequence ATGGAAATTACAAATCTGCAGCAGCAAGTTGACGAATGGATAAAAACCATTGGGGTTCGTTACTTTAATGAACTCACCAATATGGCCATGCTCACAGAAGAAGTGGGCGAAGTTGCCAGAATTATTGCCAGAAGATATGGCGAGCAGAGTGAAAAAGAAAGCGATAAATCCAAAGACCTTGGCGAAGAATTAGCAGATGTTCTGTTTGTAACATTATGTCTAGCCAATCAGACCGGGACCAATCTGCAGGAAGCTTTCGACAAGAAAATGAAGATAAAAACTGACCGCGATAAAGACCGCCATCAGAATAATGAAAAACTTAAATAA
- a CDS encoding 3-phosphoshikimate 1-carboxyvinyltransferase codes for MKLEKSKLIGNKTVQISGSKSISNRLLILESLFKNIQVSNLSNSQDTHVLKKALTENTEVIDIHHAGTAMRFLTSYYSIFEGKTTILTGSGRMKERPIKNLVSALQDLGAEIEYLENEGFPPLKITGKKITKTKVDVPANISSQFITSLLLIAGKLENGLEINLVGEITSRSYIEMTLDILTRFGIHNRFEGNQIFIEKFTQNTDIKTFEVESDWSSASYYYSICALGRETIHLKSFYKKSTQGDAAIAKIYEEFFGIKTIFSENDHTITLQPDPNFSFPDKIILDMNNCPDIAQTLCVTASALHIPFEISGLGTLKVKETDRLSALHIELKKLGTETEITDLTIKSTYFKEPEDNISIKTYQDHRMAMSFAPFCLIKELDIEDEDVVEKSYPKFWEDLADILNKD; via the coding sequence ATGAAGCTAGAAAAATCTAAATTAATAGGAAATAAAACTGTACAGATCAGCGGTTCGAAAAGCATTTCGAATCGTTTGTTGATTTTGGAAAGTTTATTTAAAAACATACAGGTCAGCAACCTTTCAAATTCTCAGGATACCCATGTGCTTAAAAAAGCACTGACTGAAAATACTGAAGTTATAGACATCCACCATGCAGGAACTGCTATGCGTTTCCTTACCTCATACTATTCTATTTTTGAAGGAAAAACAACGATTCTTACAGGTTCTGGAAGAATGAAGGAAAGACCTATTAAAAATCTGGTCAGCGCTTTGCAGGATCTGGGCGCAGAGATTGAATATTTAGAAAATGAAGGCTTCCCCCCTTTAAAAATTACAGGAAAGAAGATCACGAAAACTAAAGTGGATGTTCCCGCAAATATTTCCAGCCAGTTTATCACTTCACTCCTCCTTATTGCAGGAAAACTAGAAAATGGGCTGGAGATCAATCTTGTAGGAGAAATTACTTCGAGGTCATATATAGAAATGACGCTGGATATTTTAACCAGATTTGGAATCCACAACCGTTTTGAAGGAAATCAGATTTTCATTGAAAAGTTCACTCAAAATACTGACATCAAAACTTTTGAAGTAGAAAGCGACTGGAGTTCTGCTTCTTATTACTATTCAATCTGTGCATTAGGAAGAGAGACTATTCATTTAAAAAGTTTCTACAAAAAATCCACACAGGGAGATGCTGCCATTGCAAAAATTTACGAAGAGTTTTTTGGGATCAAAACTATTTTCTCTGAAAACGACCATACAATCACACTGCAGCCGGATCCTAATTTTTCATTTCCGGATAAAATCATTTTAGATATGAACAACTGCCCGGATATTGCACAGACTCTTTGTGTAACAGCTTCGGCACTTCATATTCCTTTTGAAATTTCAGGATTAGGAACTTTAAAAGTAAAAGAAACCGACAGACTTTCAGCTTTACATATTGAATTAAAAAAACTAGGGACAGAAACAGAAATTACAGATCTGACCATTAAATCCACTTATTTCAAAGAACCCGAAGACAACATTTCTATCAAAACATACCAGGACCATAGAATGGCTATGAGCTTTGCACCCTTCTGCCTTATTAAAGAGCTCGATATTGAAGATGAAGATGTTGTAGAGAAATCTTATCCAAAATTCTGGGAAGATCTTGCTGATATTTTAAATAAAGATTAA
- a CDS encoding SDR family oxidoreductase → MSKVIIITGTSSGIGFVLAEYFGKKGHNVYGLSRKHTESQYFKSIPTDVTDNTAVLNAVAEVLKTETRIDFLINNAGMGMVGSVEDSTKEDILKLFNLNLVGAVQMMSAVLPKMREHKFGRIINISSIGSEMGLPFRGFYSASKSALDKVTEAMRYEVYPWNIDVCSLHLGDIKTNIAENRVRTKVSEPYQKIFDKVYSLMNSHVGDGTEPLEVAEYIETLLNKNKWKAHYYFGKFGQKIGVPLKWILPQGTYENLMKKYNKLD, encoded by the coding sequence ATGTCAAAAGTTATCATCATCACAGGAACCTCATCAGGAATAGGTTTTGTTTTAGCCGAATATTTCGGTAAAAAAGGCCACAACGTTTACGGTTTAAGCAGAAAACATACGGAAAGCCAGTATTTCAAGTCTATTCCTACAGACGTCACTGATAACACGGCTGTTCTCAATGCTGTTGCCGAAGTTTTAAAAACAGAAACAAGAATTGATTTCCTGATCAACAATGCAGGAATGGGAATGGTAGGTTCTGTAGAAGACTCTACGAAAGAAGATATTTTAAAATTATTCAATCTGAATTTAGTAGGGGCGGTGCAGATGATGAGTGCTGTACTTCCTAAAATGCGTGAACATAAGTTTGGCAGGATCATCAATATTTCAAGTATTGGAAGTGAAATGGGACTTCCTTTCCGAGGGTTTTATTCCGCCTCAAAATCTGCTCTAGATAAAGTAACCGAAGCAATGCGTTATGAAGTGTATCCTTGGAACATCGATGTCTGCTCACTGCATTTAGGTGATATTAAAACAAATATTGCAGAAAACAGAGTAAGAACTAAAGTTTCTGAGCCGTATCAAAAAATATTCGATAAAGTATATTCTTTAATGAATTCCCATGTAGGCGACGGAACTGAACCTTTGGAAGTTGCTGAGTACATTGAGACCCTTTTGAACAAGAATAAATGGAAAGCGCATTATTATTTCGGTAAATTCGGACAGAAAATAGGAGTTCCGTTGAAATGGATCCTTCCTCAGGGGACTTATGAAAATTTAATGAAAAAATATAATAAACTGGATTAG
- a CDS encoding SusC/RagA family TonB-linked outer membrane protein has product MKKTLATFAIFLLPLYLTAQQIDISGNVKSENGSSVSGVSITDKNTGKSAITDANGNFTITANPKDILEFLSPDYSSYSLEVSSKKQYSIVLKKVNEKQIEGVVITALGIAKKKEKIGYSTQEVSTKQFESITTPSIGNLFSGQVAGLNVSNPTGMQQAPVFTLRGNSNLVFVVDGVIVEPEVFQNLDPNNIDNINVLKGATASALYGSRGRYGAVLITTKSAKKKGFTVEFSQNVMITAGFTNLPKTQTEYGNGSHGKYEFWDGADGGVNDGDMIWGPKFAPGVKIAQWNSPIRDKVTGTVIPWYGAVTGSQYDDKSRYERVPIDWEYHDNLSTFLKPAVINNNNFSVSYKSNQDTYRLSGNFMNYDDRIPEAYLQRYGLNFSSENHIGKKLIFDSKLSFNQTFTPNIPNYDYNPSGHMYTILIWMGGDVNGRDLKNHLWVPGKEGTQQANWNYAWYNNPWFGAEYYKNKNRTDIISAQTGLEYKATQDFSVKGKISLVENHNKQEILSPYSYFNYSAPRSGGYILNDTKTWNLNYDVLATYKKKISENFDFTINAGASTFYYKNDIDNASTDGLKIPEQYTLDNSTGAVKYYDYLKEKLIYSAYSTIDIGLYNAFFFNVSGRNDWSSTLPKANRSYFYPSASLSTVISNLVTMPEAVNLLKVSASWAKVAYDFQPYSIRNYYLNNNGVTFNGNPTYYYPTTLNYENSLKPEQTKSYELGLSAGLLKNRITLDVTYFRTLDYNNILQFPSAQSSGFTSQYVNGNEYTTKGLEISVGLVPVKTNNFTWKSLINWSTYEQKLTSIYADMPTYNNIKLNERMDSYYDYTWQKSPDGKVILNANTGMPTRATAPTNLGHFNPDWTFGFNNNFKYKKLSLNIGIDGSIGGVMRSQVVEKMWWGGKHPNSVAYRDQEYANPGTYYFVPDGVNYNAATGTYTPHTKAISFQDWAQNYPYQARVTQDESELFANVFDRTFVKLRSVVLEYDFSYLLNPKGMVKSFTANISGYNLAMWKKSKNLYSDPDYKVGTGNDIQDPSSRWFGVGFNLKF; this is encoded by the coding sequence ATGAAGAAGACTTTAGCTACTTTTGCAATTTTTTTGCTCCCCCTTTATTTAACTGCCCAGCAAATCGACATTTCCGGAAATGTAAAATCCGAAAACGGCAGCAGTGTTTCAGGGGTAAGCATTACTGATAAAAACACCGGAAAATCTGCCATAACTGATGCAAACGGTAACTTCACCATCACCGCGAATCCTAAAGACATTCTTGAATTTTTATCTCCTGACTACTCATCTTACAGTTTGGAAGTTTCTTCTAAAAAGCAGTATTCTATTGTTTTAAAAAAAGTAAATGAGAAACAGATAGAAGGAGTAGTGATTACTGCTTTAGGAATCGCCAAAAAGAAAGAAAAGATTGGATATTCAACTCAGGAAGTAAGTACTAAACAATTTGAATCAATTACCACTCCAAGTATAGGAAATTTATTCTCCGGACAGGTTGCAGGATTAAATGTTTCCAATCCTACGGGAATGCAGCAGGCTCCGGTTTTTACACTGAGAGGAAATTCCAATCTGGTATTTGTAGTGGACGGAGTGATCGTGGAACCTGAGGTTTTTCAGAATTTAGATCCTAATAATATTGATAACATCAATGTGTTGAAAGGCGCAACCGCTTCGGCTTTGTACGGTTCCCGCGGAAGATACGGAGCCGTTTTAATTACCACAAAAAGTGCTAAAAAGAAAGGTTTTACCGTAGAGTTTTCACAAAATGTAATGATCACTGCCGGATTTACCAACCTTCCTAAGACACAGACTGAATATGGAAACGGATCTCATGGAAAGTATGAATTCTGGGACGGTGCAGACGGCGGAGTCAATGACGGAGATATGATCTGGGGGCCGAAGTTTGCTCCAGGTGTAAAAATTGCACAATGGAACAGCCCCATCAGAGATAAAGTAACCGGTACAGTCATTCCTTGGTACGGAGCAGTAACTGGAAGCCAGTATGATGATAAGTCAAGATATGAAAGAGTTCCTATCGACTGGGAGTATCATGACAATTTAAGTACATTCTTAAAACCGGCGGTTATCAACAACAATAACTTTTCTGTAAGTTATAAAAGCAATCAGGATACCTACAGACTTTCGGGGAACTTCATGAATTATGACGACAGGATTCCTGAAGCATATTTACAGCGTTACGGGCTTAACTTTTCTTCGGAAAATCATATAGGAAAGAAATTGATTTTTGATTCTAAATTAAGTTTTAACCAGACTTTCACTCCCAATATCCCAAATTACGATTATAACCCCAGCGGACACATGTATACCATCCTGATCTGGATGGGAGGCGACGTAAACGGGCGGGATCTAAAAAATCATCTTTGGGTTCCGGGTAAAGAAGGAACGCAGCAGGCTAACTGGAATTATGCATGGTACAACAACCCGTGGTTCGGAGCCGAATATTATAAAAATAAAAACAGAACAGATATTATCAGTGCCCAGACAGGCCTGGAATATAAAGCCACTCAGGATTTCTCTGTAAAGGGTAAAATCTCCCTTGTTGAAAACCACAATAAACAGGAAATTTTAAGTCCTTATTCTTATTTCAATTACAGCGCTCCAAGAAGTGGCGGCTATATCTTGAATGATACTAAAACCTGGAATTTGAATTACGATGTTTTAGCAACATATAAAAAGAAGATCTCTGAAAATTTTGATTTCACCATCAATGCAGGAGCTTCCACTTTTTATTACAAAAATGACATTGATAATGCTTCTACTGACGGCTTAAAAATTCCAGAACAATATACATTAGATAATTCTACCGGAGCTGTTAAATATTATGACTATCTAAAAGAGAAATTGATATACAGTGCTTACAGTACGATAGATATTGGTTTATACAATGCTTTTTTCTTCAATGTTTCAGGACGTAATGACTGGTCTTCTACTCTTCCGAAAGCAAACAGGTCTTATTTCTACCCGTCTGCCTCATTAAGTACAGTTATTTCTAATCTCGTTACAATGCCTGAAGCGGTTAATCTTTTGAAAGTATCAGCTTCATGGGCCAAAGTAGCATATGATTTCCAGCCTTATTCTATCAGAAATTATTATTTAAATAATAACGGAGTTACATTTAATGGAAATCCAACTTACTATTACCCTACAACGCTTAACTACGAAAACTCTTTAAAACCAGAACAGACCAAATCTTATGAACTAGGATTGAGTGCAGGATTATTGAAAAACAGGATCACCCTGGATGTTACTTATTTCAGAACGCTGGATTATAATAATATTCTTCAGTTCCCAAGTGCACAGTCATCAGGTTTCACTTCCCAATATGTGAACGGAAATGAATACACCACAAAAGGTCTTGAAATCTCTGTAGGATTAGTTCCTGTAAAAACCAATAATTTCACCTGGAAATCTTTGATCAACTGGAGCACTTATGAGCAGAAGCTTACTTCTATCTATGCGGATATGCCTACTTATAATAACATCAAACTTAATGAAAGAATGGATAGTTATTATGATTACACTTGGCAGAAATCTCCGGATGGAAAAGTTATTCTGAATGCTAATACAGGAATGCCAACAAGAGCAACAGCACCTACTAACTTAGGACATTTCAATCCTGACTGGACATTCGGGTTCAACAACAATTTTAAATACAAAAAATTAAGTTTAAATATCGGTATCGACGGAAGCATCGGCGGTGTGATGAGATCCCAGGTTGTAGAAAAAATGTGGTGGGGCGGAAAACATCCCAATTCTGTAGCATACAGAGATCAGGAATATGCTAATCCAGGAACCTATTATTTCGTACCGGACGGAGTAAATTACAATGCAGCAACCGGAACTTATACGCCGCATACCAAAGCCATCAGTTTCCAGGACTGGGCACAAAATTATCCTTACCAGGCGAGAGTAACACAGGATGAGAGTGAATTATTCGCCAACGTGTTCGACAGGACTTTTGTGAAATTGAGATCCGTAGTTCTGGAATATGATTTCTCTTACCTGCTTAATCCGAAAGGAATGGTAAAGAGCTTCACTGCAAACATTTCAGGATATAATCTTGCGATGTGGAAAAAGTCTAAAAACTTATATTCTGATCCAGATTATAAAGTGGGAACCGGAAATGACATCCAGGATCCGTCAAGCAGATGGTTTGGAGTCGGATTTAATCTTAAATTTTAA
- a CDS encoding SusD/RagB family nutrient-binding outer membrane lipoprotein — protein sequence MKNTIKLLFATGLLSLTSCESNLDTINENPNDKASIDPKFLLTYVSKAAFQVDGDNMYASRMMIGIDGENVYQYMKWNDASFGTYTTGLLNTVKMMQEAEKINNKNYLAIGKFYRAYHFFNLSLKFGSIPYSEAVKGESGITQPKYDSQETVMSGILSELKEANDLINSNDKIEGDIIYYGDASKWKKLINSFRLKILITLSKKTSVGNYNIAAEFASIAGSQPLMTSITDNGELKFADAADSRYTMFNNSGYGSSLYMADYFINMFKDRQDPRVFTFAAQTTSAKEAGKPVTDFTGYNGGNPVSSYSDNAALVAAKNISKVNDRFYKDATNEPSSVLSYSELEFILAEAAARGWISGSAKTHYDNGVKASFTFYQTYVKNPNLYFTGFDVNQYLTNPLVIYDNGAPLQNQLDKIMTQKYMTMFHQAQWTSYYDYLRTGYPNYPLQSGVSAPLRFRYPQAEYNYNSLNLKAALAAQYGGNDNINSKPWWLQ from the coding sequence ATGAAAAATACAATAAAGTTATTATTTGCTACAGGATTACTCTCACTTACTTCTTGTGAGTCTAACCTTGATACAATCAACGAAAACCCAAATGATAAGGCCAGTATAGATCCTAAATTTCTATTAACCTATGTTTCAAAAGCAGCTTTTCAGGTAGACGGGGATAATATGTATGCATCAAGAATGATGATCGGGATCGATGGGGAGAATGTGTACCAGTACATGAAATGGAATGATGCCTCTTTCGGAACTTATACCACCGGGCTTTTAAATACGGTCAAAATGATGCAGGAGGCCGAAAAAATCAACAATAAAAACTATCTGGCGATCGGAAAGTTTTACAGGGCTTATCATTTCTTTAATTTAAGTTTAAAATTCGGAAGTATTCCTTATTCTGAGGCTGTAAAAGGAGAATCTGGTATCACACAGCCTAAATATGACAGCCAGGAAACTGTAATGTCCGGGATTTTAAGCGAATTAAAAGAGGCCAATGATCTTATTAATTCTAATGACAAAATAGAAGGAGATATTATTTATTACGGAGATGCTTCAAAATGGAAAAAGCTGATCAATTCTTTCCGTTTAAAAATTTTAATAACACTTTCTAAAAAAACCAGTGTCGGAAATTACAATATTGCGGCGGAATTCGCGTCAATAGCAGGAAGCCAGCCGTTAATGACTTCCATTACAGATAACGGCGAGCTTAAATTTGCTGATGCTGCAGACAGCAGATACACCATGTTCAACAACAGCGGTTACGGCTCAAGTCTGTATATGGCAGATTACTTTATCAATATGTTTAAAGACAGACAGGATCCACGTGTATTTACTTTCGCGGCACAGACCACTTCTGCAAAAGAAGCTGGAAAGCCTGTTACAGATTTCACAGGATACAACGGAGGAAATCCAGTTTCTTCTTACTCTGATAACGCAGCGCTGGTTGCGGCAAAAAACATTTCTAAAGTCAATGACCGTTTTTATAAAGACGCTACCAATGAACCTTCATCTGTATTAAGTTATTCTGAATTAGAATTTATTCTAGCTGAAGCAGCAGCCAGAGGATGGATCTCAGGATCTGCAAAAACGCATTACGACAACGGTGTTAAAGCAAGCTTCACATTCTACCAGACTTATGTAAAAAATCCTAATCTCTATTTTACAGGATTTGATGTAAACCAGTATTTAACTAACCCTTTAGTTATTTACGATAATGGAGCTCCGCTGCAAAACCAGCTTGATAAAATCATGACACAAAAGTATATGACAATGTTTCATCAGGCGCAATGGACTTCCTATTATGATTATCTGAGAACAGGATATCCTAATTATCCTCTGCAGAGTGGAGTTTCAGCACCTTTAAGATTCAGATATCCGCAGGCAGAATATAATTATAACAGTCTCAACCTGAAAGCGGCCCTTGCAGCACAATACGGCGGAAATGACAATATCAATTCTAAACCTTGGTGGCTTCAGTAA